A single region of the Salvia splendens isolate huo1 chromosome 18, SspV2, whole genome shotgun sequence genome encodes:
- the LOC121775935 gene encoding protein GID8 homolog: MASSKKVITREEWEKMLCSVKMRKEDMNKLVMNFLVTEGFVEVAEKFQLETGTEPDIDLATITDRMAVKRAVQSGNVEDAIEKVNDLNPEILDTNPLLFFHLQQQRLIELIRNGKIKEALEFAQEELAPRGEENHCFLEELERTVALFAFEDVSNCPVSDLLDISQRLKTASEVNAAILTSQSHEKDPKLPHLMKILIWAQNHLDEMASYPRITDWSTTTLEDPSL; encoded by the exons GGAAAGAGGATATGAATAAATTGGTGATGAATTTTCTGGTTACCGAGGGTTTTGTTGAGGTTGCAGAAAAATTCCAGCTAGAGACCGGGACAGAAC CAGATATAGATCTTGCTACTATCACTGATCGTATGGCAGTAAAGAGGGCGGTACAGAGTGGTAATGTGGAGGACGCGATTGAGAAAGTTAATGATTTGAACCCTGAG ATATTGGACACAAACCCCCTACTCTTTTTCCATCTCCAACAGCAAAGGTTGATAGAACTGATCCGCAACGGTAAGATTAAAGAGGCTTTGGAGTTTGCTCAGGAAGAACTAGCTCCAAGAGGGGAAGAAAAT CATTGCTTTTTAGAAGAGTTGGAGAGGACTGTTGCACTGTTCGCATTTGAAGATGTCAGCAACTGCCCCGTCAGTGATTTGCTAGATATATCACAGCGCCTCAAGACTGCTAGTGAGGTTAATGCAGCCATCCTCACTAGCCAAAGCCATGAAAAAG ATCCAAAGCTTCCTCACTTGATGAAAATTCTAATATGGGCTCAAAACCATCTGGATGAAATGGCTTCTTATCCTCGAATTACGGATTGGTCTACTACAACACTTGAGGATCCTTCTCTTTAA